The Brachyhypopomus gauderio isolate BG-103 chromosome 17, BGAUD_0.2, whole genome shotgun sequence genome includes a window with the following:
- the slc25a29l gene encoding mitochondrial basic amino acids transporter isoform X1 yields MALDFVAGCMGGAAGVLVGHPFDTVKVRLQVQNVDKPLYRGTYHCFQCIARQESVFGLYKGIGSPMMGLTFINAIVFGVQGNAMRLLGRDTPLNQFLAGAAAGTIQCIICCPMELAKTRMQMQGTGEKKSSRKLYKNSLDCLIRIYNKEGIRGINRGMLTTVIRETPGFGVYFLSYDVLTRSLGCEPDDLYIIPKLLFAGGMSGIASWLSTYPVDVIKSRLQADGVGGINKYKGIKDCVHQSWEKEGWRVFTRGLTSTLLRAFPVNATTFATVTLFLMYMRNDGGMKDCEPAHQLTQQPQQSQLQTTSL; encoded by the exons ATGGCATTGGATTTTGTTGCAGGGTGCATGGGAG GTGCTGCAGGTGTATTGGTTGGACATCCTTTTGACACTGTTAAG GTCAGACTGCAGGTTCAAAATGTGGACAAGCCGCTGTATCGTGGAACTTACCACTGTTTCCAGTGTATTGCTCGCCAAGAATCT GTGTTTGGGCTCTATAAAGGTATTGGGTCCCCCATGATGGGTCTGACGTTTATCAATGCCATTGTATTTGGTGTCCAGGGCAATGCTATGCGCTTGCTGGGGAGAGACACTCCTCTGAACCAGTTTTTGGCAGGTGCAGCAGCTGGTACCATTCAGTGCATCATTTGTTGCCCTATGGAACTAGCCAAGACCCGAATGCAAATGCAGGGTACAGGCGAGAAGAAGTCTTCGAGGAAACTGTACAAGAACTCTCTGGACTGCTTAATTCGGATCTACAATAAGGAAGGAATTCGGGGCATCAACCGTGGCATGCTCACGACTGTTATTCGTGAGACACCAGGTTTTGGGGTCTATTTCCTTTCCTACGATGTGCTGACACGTTCACTGGGCTGTGAACCAGACGATCTCTACATTATTCCAAAGCTCCTCTTTGCAGGTGGCATGTCTGGGATTGCTTCCTGGTTATCCACCTATCCAGTGGATGTTATTAAGTCCCGCCTCCAAGCAGATGGGGTGGGTGGAATCAATAAATACAAAGGTATTAAAGACTGTGTGCATCAGAGCTGGGAGAAAGAGGGCTGGAGAGTATTTACCCGAGGTCTGACCTCCACCCTTCTCAGGGCTTTCCCCGTCAACGCAACCACTTTTGCCACAGTGACCCTGTTCCTCATGTACATGCGAAATGATGGCGGTATGAAAGACTGTGAGCCTGCCCACCAGCTCACACAGCAACCACAACAATCACAGCTCCAAACCACAAGCCTGTGA
- the slc25a29l gene encoding mitochondrial basic amino acids transporter isoform X3 — protein sequence MGTLVRLQVQNVDKPLYRGTYHCFQCIARQESVFGLYKGIGSPMMGLTFINAIVFGVQGNAMRLLGRDTPLNQFLAGAAAGTIQCIICCPMELAKTRMQMQGTGEKKSSRKLYKNSLDCLIRIYNKEGIRGINRGMLTTVIRETPGFGVYFLSYDVLTRSLGCEPDDLYIIPKLLFAGGMSGIASWLSTYPVDVIKSRLQADGVGGINKYKGIKDCVHQSWEKEGWRVFTRGLTSTLLRAFPVNATTFATVTLFLMYMRNDGGMKDCEPAHQLTQQPQQSQLQTTSL from the exons ATGGGTACCCTA GTCAGACTGCAGGTTCAAAATGTGGACAAGCCGCTGTATCGTGGAACTTACCACTGTTTCCAGTGTATTGCTCGCCAAGAATCT GTGTTTGGGCTCTATAAAGGTATTGGGTCCCCCATGATGGGTCTGACGTTTATCAATGCCATTGTATTTGGTGTCCAGGGCAATGCTATGCGCTTGCTGGGGAGAGACACTCCTCTGAACCAGTTTTTGGCAGGTGCAGCAGCTGGTACCATTCAGTGCATCATTTGTTGCCCTATGGAACTAGCCAAGACCCGAATGCAAATGCAGGGTACAGGCGAGAAGAAGTCTTCGAGGAAACTGTACAAGAACTCTCTGGACTGCTTAATTCGGATCTACAATAAGGAAGGAATTCGGGGCATCAACCGTGGCATGCTCACGACTGTTATTCGTGAGACACCAGGTTTTGGGGTCTATTTCCTTTCCTACGATGTGCTGACACGTTCACTGGGCTGTGAACCAGACGATCTCTACATTATTCCAAAGCTCCTCTTTGCAGGTGGCATGTCTGGGATTGCTTCCTGGTTATCCACCTATCCAGTGGATGTTATTAAGTCCCGCCTCCAAGCAGATGGGGTGGGTGGAATCAATAAATACAAAGGTATTAAAGACTGTGTGCATCAGAGCTGGGAGAAAGAGGGCTGGAGAGTATTTACCCGAGGTCTGACCTCCACCCTTCTCAGGGCTTTCCCCGTCAACGCAACCACTTTTGCCACAGTGACCCTGTTCCTCATGTACATGCGAAATGATGGCGGTATGAAAGACTGTGAGCCTGCCCACCAGCTCACACAGCAACCACAACAATCACAGCTCCAAACCACAAGCCTGTGA
- the slc25a29l gene encoding mitochondrial basic amino acids transporter isoform X2, which translates to MGTLVSTVKVRLQVQNVDKPLYRGTYHCFQCIARQESVFGLYKGIGSPMMGLTFINAIVFGVQGNAMRLLGRDTPLNQFLAGAAAGTIQCIICCPMELAKTRMQMQGTGEKKSSRKLYKNSLDCLIRIYNKEGIRGINRGMLTTVIRETPGFGVYFLSYDVLTRSLGCEPDDLYIIPKLLFAGGMSGIASWLSTYPVDVIKSRLQADGVGGINKYKGIKDCVHQSWEKEGWRVFTRGLTSTLLRAFPVNATTFATVTLFLMYMRNDGGMKDCEPAHQLTQQPQQSQLQTTSL; encoded by the exons ATGGGTACCCTAGTAAGTACGGTCAAG GTCAGACTGCAGGTTCAAAATGTGGACAAGCCGCTGTATCGTGGAACTTACCACTGTTTCCAGTGTATTGCTCGCCAAGAATCT GTGTTTGGGCTCTATAAAGGTATTGGGTCCCCCATGATGGGTCTGACGTTTATCAATGCCATTGTATTTGGTGTCCAGGGCAATGCTATGCGCTTGCTGGGGAGAGACACTCCTCTGAACCAGTTTTTGGCAGGTGCAGCAGCTGGTACCATTCAGTGCATCATTTGTTGCCCTATGGAACTAGCCAAGACCCGAATGCAAATGCAGGGTACAGGCGAGAAGAAGTCTTCGAGGAAACTGTACAAGAACTCTCTGGACTGCTTAATTCGGATCTACAATAAGGAAGGAATTCGGGGCATCAACCGTGGCATGCTCACGACTGTTATTCGTGAGACACCAGGTTTTGGGGTCTATTTCCTTTCCTACGATGTGCTGACACGTTCACTGGGCTGTGAACCAGACGATCTCTACATTATTCCAAAGCTCCTCTTTGCAGGTGGCATGTCTGGGATTGCTTCCTGGTTATCCACCTATCCAGTGGATGTTATTAAGTCCCGCCTCCAAGCAGATGGGGTGGGTGGAATCAATAAATACAAAGGTATTAAAGACTGTGTGCATCAGAGCTGGGAGAAAGAGGGCTGGAGAGTATTTACCCGAGGTCTGACCTCCACCCTTCTCAGGGCTTTCCCCGTCAACGCAACCACTTTTGCCACAGTGACCCTGTTCCTCATGTACATGCGAAATGATGGCGGTATGAAAGACTGTGAGCCTGCCCACCAGCTCACACAGCAACCACAACAATCACAGCTCCAAACCACAAGCCTGTGA